A window from Drosophila nasuta strain 15112-1781.00 chromosome 3, ASM2355853v1, whole genome shotgun sequence encodes these proteins:
- the LOC132789229 gene encoding mediator of RNA polymerase II transcription subunit 10 → MTSPLENLETQLEMFIENVRQIRIIVSDFQPQGQNVLNQKINSLVTGLQEIDKLRPQVQDVYVPFEVFFDYIDQDKNPQLYTKDCVEKALAKNEEVKGKIESLKKFKANLLLELFKTFPTEMNNYRAYRKDLI, encoded by the exons ATGACTTCGCCTTTGGAGAATCTTGAAACTCAGTTGGAAATGTTCATCGAGAACGTGCGCCAAATACGTATAATCGTTAGCGATTTCCAGCCCCAGGGCCAAAATGTACTCAATCAAAAGAT CAACAGTTTGGTGACTGGACTACAGGAAATCGACAAATTACGACCACAGGTGCAGGATGTGTACGTGCCTTTTGAGGTGTTCTTTGATTACATCGATCAGGACAAGAATCCACAACTCTATACCAAGGATTGTGTGGAAAAGGCGCTGGCAAAAAATGAAGAAGTCAAAGGCAAAATCGAAAGCCTGAAAAAGTTCAAGGCCAATTTGCTGCTTGAATTGTTCAAGACTTTTCCCACTGAAATGAACAACTACAGAGCCTATAGAAAAGATTTGATCTAA